The Cygnus atratus isolate AKBS03 ecotype Queensland, Australia chromosome 19, CAtr_DNAZoo_HiC_assembly, whole genome shotgun sequence genome includes a window with the following:
- the TMEM250 gene encoding transmembrane protein 250, with protein sequence MPVIPIPRRVRSFHGPHTTCLHSACGPVRTTHLVRTKYNNFDIYLKSRWMYGFIRFLLYFSCSLFTSILWVALSILFCLQYLGIRIFLRFQYKLSIILLLLGRRRVDFSLLNELLIYGIHVTMLLVGGLGWCFMVFVDM encoded by the coding sequence ATGCCTGTAATCCCCATTCCCCGCCGGGTCCGCTCGTTCCACGGCCCCCACACGACCTGCCTGCATTCGGCCTGTGGCCCGGTAAGGACCACTCACTTGGTGCGCACCAAGTACAACAATTTCGACATCTATCTGAAATCCCGATGGATGTACGGATTCATTCGTTTCCTGCTGTacttcagctgcagcctgtTTACCTCCATCCTCTGGGTGGCACTCTCTATCTTGTTTTGCCTTCAGTACCTTGGCATCCGGATCTTTCTGCGTTTCCAGTACAAACTCTCCATCATCCTCCTCTTACTGGGGCGAAGGCGGGTAGACTTCAGCCTCCTGAATGAACTGCTCATCTACGGAATTCATGTGACCATGCTGCTAGTGGGGGGGCTGGGATGGTGTTTCATGGTATTTGTGGATATGTAA